In Salvia splendens isolate huo1 unplaced genomic scaffold, SspV2 ctg867, whole genome shotgun sequence, the genomic window TGCTGGAGGGCCTCATTCAAAGTATGAGGCGCGATTTGGGACTCCCACCCCTCACCGGGGTACCGCTGGCCTTTGGGGACTCCGATGTCGTCGGGACTGGCTAAGGGGACTCTGAAGAGTGAGACGGGTGGCCGCGTGTGGTGAAGCTTTGAGatggttttttttaactatgtatttttttaatcatttaaaatgttatttactccatccgtctacgaaaaatagagcacatttgccatttttggttgtccacgaaaaatatagtacatttaagaaatgaaagttttcaacaacttctctcttactaataatatggaccccatattccactagcacttcttttcttttactttttcctcttctcttttattttaccaatttcacattaaaatccgtgtcattcacaatgtgtcctatttttcgtggacgaagagagtattttttatgaatgaaaAGAGTACTTACAtaagaaaatattttgaaaGATTTGATTTTTCCTTAGAAATTATTAATAGTAGCATTTAATTTGCCGTCTCTGGGACATCATTTAATGCCTTAAATTTGTTGGCATTGATATTTTGAATCCATCCATTTATTACTCTCTTAAGTAAATCTTGATAAAATCACTTTTAAGATTTGATTGGATTCTGCAAATCtggatatgatattttctaGATTATTGCATGCCTTAGATAAATTATTCTATTTCTCTTACATGTAGGAACACCATTAATTTAGAAGACATTGGCGATGCCCGAAGACTTGCATACATCTCATCTTTACTTATAATAGATTATAATTTGATTGTTTTGTATCTATTGGAGTTTCATATTCAAGAACCGAACATTACAATCCTCGTTTTGGGATTATTCTTTCGATCACAAATTGATATTCAAAACAATTTgtattcaaatatatttctttGAAACAAAAGAACATAATAATCATGGTTCTTACATAGCTTGTCTTGATTTATATATAATCCCAACTCAATATTTTTTAACATCCGGTGATATCAACTACTCTCTCAATTCCATTATAATTGAGGTGTTTCTTTTcagtataaaaattaaaaaacaaatcttTATTGTGTTTAGTGGAGAgataataaattaagagagataaTTGTTTTTATTCACTAAGATAGTGGTAGTATTTTAGTAGGACCTAATATATATATGAGATAATTAATGCATAACACTAAATCTCaaccattaaataaaaaaaatggaaggaAGAGATAGGGTGGATTTTGGAAACACGGAATACACTATAATTATGTTTTGGTTTAATCTATGTTATAATCTAAATGTCTCTATAGTGAACTAAACACTCTTAGAATGAACTAAATCCTAATCCTTCACTATAATAACATTTTGATTCACTTCGTGTTTTCAAATCCGTGTTATGAACTAAAACACATAGTGAACTTCAGGTTTTATTCTTTAATTATGCATTTAGTTCTTGCCCTATATTAATACTTTAGTATATTTTAATCCTAATCGACattcaaatatttaattgtATATTTTAGTTTTGGTAGTCATTCTGTAGTTCCATCCATATTAGGTAGTTTTATCCACTAAAATAATGATACCATGATTCTATACATGTATTAAACGATCAATAAAATCAACAAGTACAAGGCTTATTATATCGCCACTTCAACTTAACTAGTATTGGAAAAGAAAAGTTAATGCACAATATAAGGTAACACTAATTTCCATCAGATTAGTACATGATGGAATAAATTAGCTTTGCAGCTAACCTCTAATGAAAAACGGCCACAAAGATCAGTCGAATATTGAAGATACAGTGCAGAAGATATGATAAAAAGCAACACCATCATCCACTTGATCATACCACAAAGACTTGATAACTACCTGAACTTCCAAATACCAGTGTAGTTACCTTGTCAATTGCACTCATCACTCCAAATTTGATGGCTAGTTTGAGTGAGCAGGCAAAACAACAGTGTCTGCAAATGACACTGAACCATTATTAGAGGCTCCATCAATTTTCAAGATTCTAGTAACCATGTTATATATCTGCACATTCTCAAAAGATGGCACTTTCCTCCCCCTCGCAAATCGCGGCCCATGAGCAATGAAAATAGTCCTCATCGAGAAGAATGCATTGTCGTATCCGTGAGCTCCACCGCACTCCTGCCCTGTTGATCTCGTCTGCTTCACCGTGAACCCCTCCCCGACCAATCCCACTATAGGCGGAATCCTATAACTATCCGAGTAATGCAGCCGGTTAGGCAAATCCTCCTTGAGAAAAACCCTCAAGAACTCCCCATTCCCCACTCTACCCGACCCCAACCCCTCGTTCATCTTACCAACAATCTCGCTCGTGGAGTAGCCAGGAGGGGGGCGGATTGACAGCACCGGAGTGTAAGACTGAACCCATTCCTTCGGGATTTTAACCCATTCAGCAAGATCATCCAAAGCGATGACTCTCTTGTCACAAGTACCGACCATACCATGATCACCAAGCAGGATAATATTCACATCCTGAAAAACTCCTCTTTCCTCCATTCCGCGAATCAATCTACCAATCAACGCATCAATCTCAACAACGGCATCAGTGATCCTGACATCATCAGGGCCGTACTGGTGGCCCTGGTGATCAGGATCCTCGAAATACAACGTCATAAACGAGGGAATTTCATCACTAGGCAAATCGAAGTAGCTAAGCAATACATCAACTCTTTCTTCAAATGGAACGGATTCGTTGTAAGGCATACAATAATTGGTGGGGCAATTCCAGGAACCCTTGCGTACCTCGGAGCCGGGCCAGAAGTAGGTGGAGGCTTTGAGGCCGTGATTCGAGACGGTCTCCCAGAGGGGATCGCCGAGCCACCACTTGGGGTCGTGGCTGGCCATGTTGAATTTGTCGCCGGAGATAGGATCGGTGAAGTAATTGTTGATGATGCCGTGGTAGGGAGGGTAGAGGCCGGTGACGATGGAGTAGTGATTGGGGAAAGTTAGGGTTGGGAAGACGGGAATTAGGCCGAGATCGGCTTCAGTACCGTTGCGGATAAGGCGATTGATGTTGGGGAGATCGGTTTTGAATTGGTAGCCGAAGCGGAAGCCGTCGGAGGAGATGATTAGGACGACGGGGTGGTGGAGCTTGGAGAGGGGCCTGGAGGAGAGGGCGGCAGTGGAATGGGGGCTGGGGTTTGGGGGtttggaggaggagaagaagaggaaggagaatgcggcggcggtggtgatgACGAGGGAGATGAATGCGAGTGTGGAAGAGGGGGATTTCCTGGGGGCGGGAGAGGGGAGGAGGGCGGAGGAGTGGAGGTCGTCTTCGTTTGTTGAGATTGGGAGTGAGGTGGTTAGGGTGGATTGGTGATCGGAAGCCATTGGGGTGGGATTAACAGATTGTTGAAGAGATTTGAGGGTTGAGATGGCTATTATCGTTAAGAGTTGCGGTCAATGGCCACCGGCAAGAGAAGGGTAGGTAGTGGAAATGACTATATAAACTACCCACTTGTTTAGAACATCCACATCGGAGAACACAAGCTCGTCCGTTCGTCCGTCTGTGCCAGCAGTGCGGATGAGCTGTCCGCcactgcgctcttgccgctggtacggcgctgctcgatgcattgagcacgtccatgccagcgagcaggcAACGTGGCAGCTTCCTATTGGCCAACGACATAGTCGTtggcaatttaattttttttaaaaatcggattttaattaaaaaatccgattaaaataaaaaaaatatttttcccacttcctaaaaattatatccgttttctacccactttttaatttattt contains:
- the LOC121791656 gene encoding ectonucleotide pyrophosphatase/phosphodiesterase family member 3-like, which produces MASDHQSTLTTSLPISTNEDDLHSSALLPSPAPRKSPSSTLAFISLVITTAAAFSFLFFSSSKPPNPSPHSTAALSSRPLSKLHHPVVLIISSDGFRFGYQFKTDLPNINRLIRNGTEADLGLIPVFPTLTFPNHYSIVTGLYPPYHGIINNYFTDPISGDKFNMASHDPKWWLGDPLWETVSNHGLKASTYFWPGSEVRKGSWNCPTNYCMPYNESVPFEERVDVLLSYFDLPSDEIPSFMTLYFEDPDHQGHQYGPDDVRITDAVVEIDALIGRLIRGMEERGVFQDVNIILLGDHGMVGTCDKRVIALDDLAEWVKIPKEWVQSYTPVLSIRPPPGYSTSEIVGKMNEGLGSGRVGNGEFLRVFLKEDLPNRLHYSDSYRIPPIVGLVGEGFTVKQTRSTGQECGGAHGYDNAFFSMRTIFIAHGPRFARGRKVPSFENVQIYNMVTRILKIDGASNNGSVSFADTVVLPAHSN